From Deinococcus aestuarii, one genomic window encodes:
- a CDS encoding VF530 family DNA-binding protein: MADRKKTPTPERAAPSAVNDPLHGVTLERIVTHLRDEYGWAELGRRVPVRCFQQDPSVTSSLKFLRRVPWAREAVEREYLRLRQQEEVNPFVRLVRQGAHQELLALIASGDPSASQAKAHLALGWMLRHLPGQDEKTLRHVLLPVLGFVQDVNFRPEGAPMPLLSLAIDREAPAAFIRELLNRGADANDARFWLPLLHTTDVEGMAYRESRRAPRTDVLDLLLAHGADPNRADERGYTALEIARAYGLKAVLNKLSPLL, encoded by the coding sequence GTGGCTGACCGGAAGAAGACGCCAACTCCAGAGCGCGCGGCCCCGTCAGCCGTCAACGACCCGCTGCACGGCGTGACGCTGGAGCGCATCGTCACCCACCTGCGCGACGAGTACGGCTGGGCGGAGCTGGGGCGGCGGGTGCCGGTGCGCTGCTTTCAGCAAGACCCCAGCGTGACGAGCAGCCTGAAGTTCCTGCGGCGGGTGCCGTGGGCACGGGAGGCGGTGGAGCGTGAGTATCTGCGCCTGCGGCAACAGGAAGAGGTCAACCCCTTCGTTCGGTTGGTTCGGCAGGGCGCGCACCAGGAGCTTCTGGCCCTCATCGCCTCCGGTGACCCTTCCGCCTCCCAGGCCAAAGCCCACCTCGCGCTCGGGTGGATGCTGCGGCACCTCCCGGGGCAGGACGAGAAGACGCTGCGCCACGTTCTCCTCCCCGTCCTGGGCTTCGTGCAGGACGTGAACTTCCGGCCGGAGGGTGCGCCCATGCCGCTGCTGAGCCTCGCCATCGACCGGGAGGCGCCCGCCGCCTTCATCCGCGAACTCCTGAACCGGGGCGCGGACGCGAACGACGCCCGCTTCTGGCTCCCCCTCCTCCACACGACCGACGTGGAGGGGATGGCCTACCGGGAGAGCCGCCGCGCGCCGCGCACGGACGTTCTGGACCTGCTGCTCGCGCATGGGGCCGACCCGAACCGGGCGGACGAGCGGGGGTACACGGCGCTGGAGATCGCACGGGCCTACGGGCTGAAAGCGGTCCTCAACAAACTCTCCCCTCTTCTCTAG
- a CDS encoding nucleotide exchange factor GrpE: MTNNDDPKNTNEPAATQTQDARRDKTIDADLPETETDNMDEDADLGFPDMDAGMFGQVQEMMAKLGRADELERENADLRNRLGRLAADFESYRRRTQEDVGAAQGQGVARAAEALMPVYDDLDRAVSMGGGDPAKLIPGVQAVQATVLRVFGTLGLEATGEEGEPFDPRWHEALQVVPGDEDDVIVQVYQLGFRMGDRLVRPARVVVSRKG; this comes from the coding sequence ATGACCAACAACGACGATCCCAAGAACACGAACGAGCCGGCGGCCACCCAGACCCAGGACGCCCGCCGCGACAAGACCATCGACGCCGACCTCCCGGAGACCGAGACGGACAACATGGACGAGGACGCCGATCTCGGCTTTCCCGACATGGACGCTGGCATGTTCGGGCAGGTGCAGGAGATGATGGCGAAGCTGGGGCGCGCCGACGAGCTGGAACGCGAGAACGCCGACCTGAGAAACCGTCTGGGCCGTCTCGCCGCCGACTTCGAGAGCTACCGCCGCCGCACCCAGGAGGACGTGGGGGCCGCCCAGGGCCAGGGCGTCGCCAGGGCCGCCGAGGCGCTGATGCCCGTGTACGACGACCTCGACCGCGCGGTGAGCATGGGCGGCGGCGACCCGGCCAAGCTGATCCCCGGCGTGCAGGCCGTGCAGGCGACCGTGCTGCGTGTCTTCGGCACCCTCGGTCTGGAAGCGACGGGCGAGGAGGGCGAGCCCTTCGATCCCCGCTGGCACGAGGCGCTGCAAGTCGTGCCGGGCGACGAGGACGACGTGATCGTGCAGGTCTACCAGCTCGGCTTCCGGATGGGAGACCGTCTGGTGCGACCGGCGCGGGTGGTGGTGAGCCGGAAGGGCTAG
- a CDS encoding DnaJ C-terminal domain-containing protein: MAYKDYYDVLGVSRGASDADIKSAYRKLAKQYHPDKNQGDEKAAERFKEIGEAYAVLSDPEKRQVYDQFGHTGQVPPGYGGAGGGFQGGDFAGFDPSQFSDFFQGLFGMGGRRGGGGGFQGGGSPGGQVNLEDLLGGIGGTQGRRFVQNVEGELQVTLEEAFNGSDEVINVDGKRLSLRVPAGTRDGSRLRLAGQAPGGGDVLLTIRVLEDARFDLDGDDLITAVDVPAPVAALGGDVTVQTLGGGGHLRIPAGSSGGRRMRLRGQGWPKKDGTRGDLYVRLNLTIPKDLGEEERELYRRLRELRE, encoded by the coding sequence ATGGCCTACAAGGACTACTACGACGTTCTCGGCGTCTCACGCGGCGCCTCGGACGCCGACATCAAGAGCGCGTACCGCAAGCTCGCCAAGCAGTACCACCCCGACAAGAACCAGGGCGACGAGAAGGCGGCCGAACGCTTCAAGGAAATCGGCGAGGCGTACGCGGTGCTCTCCGACCCGGAGAAGCGGCAGGTCTACGACCAGTTCGGGCACACCGGGCAGGTGCCGCCGGGCTACGGCGGGGCGGGCGGAGGCTTCCAGGGCGGCGACTTCGCGGGCTTCGACCCCTCGCAGTTCAGCGACTTCTTCCAGGGCTTATTCGGCATGGGCGGACGGCGCGGCGGGGGCGGTGGGTTCCAGGGGGGCGGCTCCCCGGGCGGGCAGGTGAACCTCGAAGACCTGCTCGGCGGCATTGGCGGCACCCAGGGGCGAAGATTCGTGCAGAACGTGGAGGGCGAACTCCAGGTCACCCTGGAAGAAGCGTTCAACGGCTCGGACGAGGTGATCAACGTGGACGGCAAACGCCTGAGCCTGCGCGTTCCGGCGGGCACGCGCGACGGCAGCCGCCTGCGCCTCGCCGGGCAGGCCCCGGGGGGCGGCGACGTGCTGCTCACCATCCGGGTGCTTGAGGACGCCCGCTTCGACCTCGACGGCGACGACCTGATCACGGCGGTGGACGTGCCCGCGCCCGTGGCCGCGCTCGGCGGGGACGTGACGGTGCAGACGCTCGGCGGCGGCGGCCACCTCAGGATTCCCGCCGGAAGCAGCGGCGGGCGCCGGATGCGGCTGCGCGGCCAGGGCTGGCCGAAGAAGGACGGCACGCGCGGGGACCTCTACGTGCGGTTGAACCTCACCATCCCGAAGGACCTCGGCGAAGAGGAGCGGGAACTGTACCGCCGGTTGCGCGAGCTGCGGGAGTAG
- the dnaK gene encoding molecular chaperone DnaK has product MPKAVGIDLGTTNSVIAVMEGGRPEVIVNAEGARTTPSVVAFKGDERLVGQIARRQAALNPQATLFEVKRFIGRRWDEVREEAARSPFKVKEGPGGSVRIEVAGKDYAPEQVSAEVLRKLVQDASAKLGEKIKDVVITVPAYFDNSQREATKQAGEIAGLNVLRVINEPTAAALAYGLERKGNETVLVFDLGGGTFDVTILELGDGVFEVKSTSGDTHLGGADFDQRIVNWLATEFQKEHNFDLRKDPQALQRLIEAAEKAKIELSNASETTISLPFITFDPETRTPQHLERNLTRAKFEELTADLLRRVRQPVEQALSDAKLSASQIDEIILVGGSTRIPAVKRIVQELTGKTPNESVNPDEAVALGAAVQAGIIQGDSSLGDIVLVDVTPLTLGVEVKGGMVAPMITRNTTVPAKKTEIYTTAENNQPGVEIVVLQGERPMAADNKSLGRFKLEGIPPMPAGRPQIEVTFDIDANGILHVNAKEKTSGKEASIRIENTTTLDKGDVDRMVREAEQNAEADRQRRERVEKRNNLDSLRVQALGQIEENQGASQDAKDKLKAAADEAEEAVRVDDDARIEAAQKRLEEELRTFMTASQNGGGQGGGQDGPQGGAGRTQDDDVIDADFKPAE; this is encoded by the coding sequence TCATCGCCGTGATGGAGGGCGGACGCCCCGAAGTCATCGTGAACGCGGAGGGCGCGCGCACCACGCCCAGCGTCGTGGCCTTTAAGGGCGACGAGCGCCTCGTGGGCCAGATCGCCCGCCGCCAGGCCGCGCTCAACCCCCAGGCCACCCTCTTCGAGGTCAAGCGCTTCATCGGTCGCCGCTGGGACGAGGTGCGCGAGGAAGCCGCGCGCAGCCCCTTCAAGGTCAAGGAGGGCCCGGGCGGCTCGGTCCGCATCGAGGTCGCGGGCAAGGACTACGCCCCCGAGCAGGTCAGCGCGGAAGTGCTGCGCAAGCTCGTGCAGGACGCCTCCGCCAAGCTCGGCGAGAAGATCAAGGACGTGGTGATCACCGTCCCCGCCTACTTCGACAACTCGCAGCGCGAGGCCACCAAGCAGGCCGGTGAGATCGCAGGCCTGAACGTGCTGCGCGTGATCAACGAGCCCACCGCCGCCGCGCTCGCCTACGGGCTGGAGCGCAAGGGCAACGAGACGGTCCTCGTCTTCGACCTGGGCGGCGGTACCTTCGACGTGACGATTCTGGAGCTGGGTGACGGCGTGTTCGAGGTGAAGTCCACCTCCGGCGACACGCACCTCGGCGGCGCGGACTTCGACCAGCGGATCGTGAACTGGCTCGCCACCGAGTTCCAGAAGGAGCACAACTTCGACCTGCGCAAGGACCCCCAGGCCCTCCAGCGCCTGATCGAGGCCGCCGAAAAGGCGAAGATCGAGCTCTCGAACGCCTCCGAGACCACCATCAGCCTGCCCTTCATCACCTTCGACCCCGAGACGCGTACCCCGCAGCACCTGGAGCGCAACCTCACCCGGGCGAAGTTCGAGGAGCTGACCGCCGACCTGCTGCGCCGTGTGCGCCAGCCCGTCGAGCAGGCCCTGTCGGACGCCAAGCTCAGCGCGAGCCAGATCGACGAGATCATCCTGGTCGGGGGCTCGACCCGCATCCCGGCCGTCAAGCGCATCGTGCAGGAGCTGACGGGCAAGACGCCCAACGAGTCGGTCAACCCCGACGAGGCCGTGGCGCTCGGCGCCGCCGTGCAGGCGGGCATCATCCAGGGCGACTCGTCCTTGGGTGACATCGTGCTCGTGGACGTGACGCCGCTCACGCTGGGGGTGGAGGTCAAGGGCGGCATGGTCGCGCCGATGATCACCCGCAACACCACCGTCCCCGCCAAGAAGACCGAGATCTACACCACCGCCGAGAACAACCAGCCCGGCGTGGAGATCGTGGTGCTGCAAGGCGAGCGCCCGATGGCCGCCGACAACAAGTCTCTCGGCCGTTTCAAGCTCGAGGGGATTCCGCCCATGCCCGCCGGTCGCCCGCAGATCGAGGTGACCTTCGACATCGACGCGAACGGCATCCTGCACGTCAACGCGAAGGAGAAGACGAGCGGCAAGGAGGCCTCGATCCGCATCGAGAACACCACCACCCTCGACAAGGGCGACGTGGACCGGATGGTGCGCGAGGCCGAGCAAAACGCCGAGGCCGACCGCCAGCGCCGCGAACGGGTCGAGAAGCGCAACAACCTCGACTCGCTGCGGGTGCAGGCCCTCGGGCAGATCGAGGAGAACCAGGGCGCCTCCCAGGACGCCAAGGACAAGCTCAAGGCCGCCGCCGACGAGGCCGAGGAGGCCGTGCGCGTGGACGACGACGCCCGCATCGAAGCGGCCCAGAAGCGGCTGGAGGAAGAACTCCGCACCTTCATGACCGCCAGCCAGAACGGGGGCGGCCAGGGTGGCGGGCAGGACGGCCCCCAGGGCGGCGCGGGCCGGACGCAGGACGACGACGTGATCGACGCGGACTTCAAGCCCGCCGAGTAA